Proteins from a single region of Chryseobacterium scophthalmum:
- a CDS encoding OmpA family protein — MKLSLAIVALALAVPTVSYAQDSIAVVSTDEYPNTFSSGSANVSPFTQKSKRFNDWAVSFGAGVPLLQSGDLTSIKNGNGKNLFGYSAYVSVDKAITHAFGINLQYDRGETRQGWFNTKDPAPSANLNEVGARTQYDAISLLGDINFSNLLRRVDNKSTYRWALHGYAGIGTIAYRAYQKDANGQRLMTEIKPFKFGSFFGQAGAGLKFKVNRRLDLEGRLMYVYTGDDEFDGGGAQYSAINQREEQVSDNFFNATIGLSLKLGKHESHLMWHDPLQEIYYKLDVLANKNQDIEVCKKGDADNDGVCDDWDRQLDTPAGARVDGAGVALDADLDGVIDLHDKCVTVPGPVENQGCPLTPTTPVGPIDETVTNMEGIEFDLNSDRILPNNTPILNNAVNYINSSNGTYTVIGATDTRASDEYNQKLSERRANSVKNYLIKNGVDSSKLNAVGRGEKDLKYPECDPATKCPEWKNRANRRVYFEAK, encoded by the coding sequence ATGAAATTAAGTTTAGCAATTGTTGCCTTAGCATTAGCTGTTCCTACAGTGAGCTATGCACAAGATTCAATAGCCGTAGTTTCTACCGACGAGTATCCAAATACATTTTCTTCAGGTTCTGCCAATGTCTCACCTTTCACTCAAAAATCTAAAAGATTTAATGATTGGGCTGTTTCATTTGGTGCAGGGGTTCCCTTACTGCAATCAGGAGATTTAACGTCTATTAAAAACGGTAACGGTAAAAACCTTTTTGGTTATTCTGCTTATGTAAGTGTTGACAAAGCAATTACCCATGCTTTCGGAATTAACTTACAATACGACAGAGGAGAAACCAGACAAGGTTGGTTTAATACAAAAGATCCTGCCCCTTCTGCTAATTTAAATGAAGTAGGTGCAAGAACACAATATGATGCAATCTCGTTATTAGGTGATATTAACTTTTCAAATCTTTTAAGAAGAGTTGATAACAAATCTACTTACAGATGGGCATTACATGGTTATGCAGGTATTGGTACAATTGCCTATAGAGCATATCAAAAAGATGCAAACGGACAAAGATTAATGACAGAGATTAAACCATTTAAATTTGGTTCTTTCTTTGGACAAGCTGGAGCCGGTCTTAAATTTAAAGTAAACAGAAGATTAGATCTTGAAGGAAGACTAATGTATGTTTACACAGGTGATGATGAATTTGACGGTGGTGGAGCTCAATACAGCGCTATTAATCAAAGAGAAGAACAGGTTTCTGACAACTTCTTTAACGCTACCATTGGTCTATCTTTAAAATTAGGAAAACACGAATCTCACCTAATGTGGCATGATCCATTGCAGGAGATTTATTACAAATTAGATGTTTTGGCTAATAAAAACCAGGATATTGAAGTTTGTAAAAAAGGAGATGCCGATAATGACGGAGTTTGCGACGATTGGGACAGACAGCTTGATACTCCTGCAGGAGCAAGAGTTGACGGTGCTGGTGTAGCTCTTGATGCAGATTTAGATGGAGTAATCGATCTTCACGATAAATGTGTAACAGTTCCGGGACCTGTAGAAAATCAAGGTTGTCCATTGACGCCAACTACTCCGGTAGGACCAATCGATGAAACGGTAACCAACATGGAAGGAATTGAGTTTGATTTAAATTCTGACAGAATTTTACCAAACAACACACCAATTCTTAACAACGCTGTAAACTATATCAATTCTTCAAACGGTACTTATACTGTAATTGGAGCAACTGATACCAGAGCTTCTGACGAATACAACCAAAAATTGTCTGAAAGAAGAGCAAACAGTGTAAAAAATTATCTAATCAAAAATGGTGTAGATTCTTCTAAACTAAACGCTGTAGGTAGAGGTGAAAAAGACCTTAAATACCCAGAGTGTGATCCTGCTACTAAATGTCCTGAATGGAAAAACAGAGCAAACAGAAGAGTTTATTTCGAAGCTAAATAA
- a CDS encoding RecQ family ATP-dependent DNA helicase, with protein MISAKDFNELKNKTLKHFWGYDQFRDSQEPVIDSVLNRKDTLVLLPTGAGKSLCYQLPALLQEGTCLVISPLLALMKDQVNQLKFRGIEAEYLSSELDEFDAEVIYNRCKDGLTKLLYVSPERLTNKLFLQQIEEIQLSFIAVDEAHCISEWGQDFRPSYQNIKDFRKNNPEITCLALTATATSKVLEEIKTKLELKDPKIFQKSFKRDNIKLFSEEISDKYQKVFNILKYAKESGIIYVRTRKDAELLTEFLHRHKIQNVDYFHAGLSTKEKNERQNFWNSSDQNVLISTNAFGMGIDKDNVRFVIHFSPSQSIENYYQEIGRAGRDGKKSYAFMLWNKQEISNFDQILRNQIPNKAEFLKIISYLYSKFQVAEFELPEKVFQLNTSGIQSFTKLSTAKIKNVLNFLHTQEIIFHNSNKSLSSLELLIKPDEIDQLPQKDAYFIELLLRSISGITTHKVMFSEQNVSNKIGVSVHLIKERLKELQQKNYLEYIDGALASVKFLKPRDERAINGLYWNLFEHIQKNKIQKWEEMKFFIEDNQYCKMKLILSYFGEKNTKNCGQCTVCEKNKQSIFGKNVSLEIIKVLNKKPATVEEISIQLQFHSKENILENLIFLLDSGKVKMLNFRTYSLV; from the coding sequence ATGATTTCCGCTAAAGATTTTAATGAACTTAAAAATAAAACCCTTAAGCATTTTTGGGGTTATGATCAATTCAGAGATTCTCAAGAGCCGGTTATTGATTCTGTTCTCAACAGAAAAGACACCTTAGTTCTTCTTCCCACTGGCGCCGGAAAATCATTATGTTATCAGCTTCCCGCTTTATTACAAGAAGGAACTTGTCTTGTCATTTCACCTTTATTGGCGTTGATGAAAGATCAGGTTAACCAATTAAAATTCCGAGGAATTGAAGCAGAGTATCTAAGTTCGGAACTGGATGAGTTTGATGCCGAAGTTATTTACAACAGATGCAAAGACGGTTTAACAAAACTATTATACGTTTCACCTGAAAGACTCACCAATAAACTTTTTCTTCAGCAAATTGAAGAAATTCAGCTATCATTTATTGCGGTGGATGAAGCGCACTGTATTTCAGAATGGGGACAAGATTTCAGACCAAGTTATCAGAATATCAAAGATTTTAGGAAAAACAATCCTGAAATTACATGTCTTGCATTAACAGCAACAGCGACTTCAAAAGTTTTAGAGGAAATTAAAACTAAGCTTGAGCTTAAAGATCCTAAGATTTTTCAAAAAAGTTTTAAAAGAGACAATATTAAACTATTTTCTGAAGAAATTTCAGACAAGTATCAAAAAGTTTTTAACATCCTTAAATATGCTAAAGAATCGGGAATTATCTATGTGAGAACCCGAAAAGACGCAGAATTACTTACCGAATTTCTTCACCGACATAAAATTCAGAATGTGGATTATTTCCATGCAGGTTTATCAACAAAAGAGAAAAACGAAAGACAAAATTTCTGGAACAGCAGTGATCAAAATGTACTTATTTCAACCAACGCTTTTGGAATGGGAATCGACAAAGACAATGTACGTTTCGTCATTCACTTCTCCCCTTCTCAGTCGATTGAAAATTATTATCAGGAAATCGGTCGTGCAGGAAGAGATGGCAAAAAAAGTTATGCATTTATGCTTTGGAATAAGCAGGAAATTTCAAATTTTGATCAGATTTTAAGAAATCAAATTCCCAATAAAGCAGAGTTTTTAAAAATTATTTCTTATCTGTATTCTAAATTTCAGGTGGCTGAATTTGAGCTTCCCGAAAAGGTTTTTCAATTAAATACTTCAGGAATCCAGAGTTTTACTAAACTTTCAACAGCTAAGATTAAAAATGTTCTGAATTTCCTTCACACTCAGGAAATCATTTTTCACAACAGTAATAAAAGTTTGTCGTCACTTGAGCTTTTAATTAAACCTGATGAAATTGATCAGCTTCCACAGAAAGATGCTTATTTTATTGAACTTCTTCTACGTTCTATTTCAGGAATTACTACACACAAAGTAATGTTTAGCGAGCAGAATGTAAGCAATAAAATAGGAGTAAGCGTTCATCTGATTAAAGAACGCCTGAAAGAATTACAGCAGAAAAATTATTTGGAATATATTGATGGAGCTTTGGCGAGTGTAAAATTTCTAAAACCACGAGACGAAAGAGCCATCAACGGATTATACTGGAATCTTTTTGAACACATTCAAAAAAATAAAATCCAGAAATGGGAAGAGATGAAATTTTTCATCGAAGACAATCAATACTGCAAAATGAAATTGATACTCTCCTATTTTGGCGAAAAAAACACTAAAAACTGCGGACAATGTACCGTTTGTGAAAAAAATAAGCAATCTATTTTTGGCAAAAATGTTTCTTTGGAAATCATTAAAGTTTTAAATAAAAAGCCCGCAACCGTTGAAGAAATTTCTATACAGCTACAGTTTCATTCTAAAGAAAATATTTTAGAAAATCTTATTTTCTTATTAGATTCCGGAAAAGTAAAAATGCTGAATTTTAGAACCTATAGTTTAGTGTAA
- the fmt gene encoding methionyl-tRNA formyltransferase yields MKSLKVVFLGTPEFAKTALEAIHQSYHEVVGVVTVADKASGRGQKINQSPVKVFAVENNIPVFQPEKLRNPEFLEELKKLDADVFVVVAFRMMPKVLFEMPRMGTFNLHASLLPDYRGAAPINYAVINGEEKTGATTFFINEKIDEGNILLQEEIPVLENENAGSLHDRLMEMGSKLVVKTLDGLAENSIIEKPQPEVEHPKNAYKIFKEDTRIDWTKNSKEVHQFILGMSPYPAAFTTLKIGEEEKGLKIYNGKFEVSEHGKPVGSLEISKNDFKIYTKDGVYFPLELQLEGKKRMNVKDFLNGFRSFDEIKMA; encoded by the coding sequence ATGAAATCATTGAAAGTCGTTTTTTTAGGCACTCCCGAGTTTGCAAAGACTGCATTAGAGGCCATTCACCAATCTTATCATGAAGTTGTAGGCGTTGTAACCGTTGCAGATAAAGCAAGCGGACGCGGACAAAAAATCAATCAATCTCCTGTAAAAGTTTTTGCTGTAGAAAATAATATTCCTGTTTTTCAACCTGAAAAATTAAGAAATCCTGAATTTTTAGAGGAATTGAAAAAATTGGATGCCGATGTTTTTGTTGTTGTTGCTTTCAGAATGATGCCTAAAGTTTTGTTTGAAATGCCTAGAATGGGAACTTTCAACCTTCATGCTTCGTTGCTTCCTGATTACAGAGGTGCTGCTCCAATTAATTATGCAGTAATTAATGGCGAAGAAAAAACAGGCGCAACGACGTTCTTTATTAATGAAAAAATTGATGAAGGAAATATTTTATTGCAGGAAGAAATTCCGGTTTTGGAAAATGAAAACGCAGGAAGTCTTCATGACAGATTAATGGAAATGGGTTCAAAATTAGTGGTCAAAACATTGGATGGATTAGCCGAAAATTCAATCATTGAAAAACCTCAACCCGAAGTTGAACATCCAAAAAATGCTTACAAAATCTTCAAAGAAGACACAAGGATCGACTGGACGAAAAATTCAAAAGAAGTTCATCAGTTTATCTTAGGAATGTCACCTTATCCTGCTGCTTTCACCACTTTAAAAATTGGAGAAGAAGAAAAAGGATTAAAAATATACAATGGAAAATTCGAAGTTTCAGAGCACGGAAAACCTGTTGGAAGCTTAGAGATTTCTAAAAATGACTTTAAAATCTATACCAAAGACGGAGTTTACTTTCCCTTAGAATTGCAATTGGAAGGTAAAAAAAGAATGAATGTCAAAGATTTTCTAAACGGCTTTAGAAGTTTTGACGAAATAAAAATGGCTTGA
- the ribB gene encoding 3,4-dihydroxy-2-butanone-4-phosphate synthase: MSDIKLNTIPEAIEDLKNGKIIIVVDDEDRENEGDFLCAAELTTPALINFMAVHGRGLICMPLPEKRCDELGLDVMVSRSSDPKETAFTVSVDLLGDGTSTGISAGDRAKTILALMDEKSKPTDFMRPGHIFPLRARKGGVLKRAGHTEAAIDLTSLAGLKEGGVICEIMNEDGSMSRLPDLHVFAQKHDMKIVSIEDLIHYQLKKGNLIERIEERKVQTAYGEFDFCAFRETSNDQIHFALTKGSWTVDEPVLVRVQSSDSYFDVLTRLNNGEKPLLEKVTSMVNEAGKGAIIFINNVSNSENTLRKLQQFLNYQDGQQKHPTAAFNYRDYGIGTQILKNLGINKFKVITQNPNIKPQVGGYDVEVTEMVQL, translated from the coding sequence ATGTCAGATATTAAACTAAATACTATTCCAGAGGCGATTGAAGACCTTAAAAATGGTAAAATAATCATAGTAGTAGACGATGAAGACAGAGAGAATGAAGGTGATTTTCTTTGCGCTGCCGAATTGACAACACCTGCCTTAATTAATTTTATGGCAGTTCATGGTAGAGGGTTGATTTGTATGCCTCTTCCAGAAAAAAGATGTGATGAATTAGGTTTGGATGTAATGGTAAGCCGAAGCAGCGATCCTAAAGAAACTGCTTTTACCGTTTCTGTTGACCTTTTGGGTGACGGAACTTCTACCGGAATTTCTGCAGGAGACAGAGCGAAAACTATTTTAGCTTTGATGGATGAAAAATCTAAACCGACAGATTTTATGCGTCCCGGTCACATTTTCCCGCTTCGTGCAAGAAAAGGTGGTGTTTTGAAAAGAGCAGGTCACACTGAAGCTGCGATTGATTTAACGAGCTTGGCTGGTTTAAAAGAAGGTGGTGTAATCTGTGAAATTATGAACGAAGATGGTTCTATGTCTCGTTTGCCGGATCTGCATGTTTTTGCTCAGAAGCATGATATGAAAATTGTTTCTATTGAAGATCTGATCCATTATCAGCTTAAAAAAGGAAACTTGATCGAAAGAATTGAGGAAAGAAAAGTACAAACTGCTTATGGCGAATTTGATTTCTGTGCTTTCAGAGAGACTTCAAACGACCAGATTCACTTTGCTTTAACAAAAGGATCTTGGACGGTTGATGAGCCAGTTTTGGTAAGAGTACAATCTTCTGATTCTTATTTTGATGTTTTAACCAGATTGAATAACGGTGAAAAACCATTGTTGGAAAAAGTAACATCAATGGTGAATGAAGCAGGTAAAGGAGCAATTATTTTCATCAATAATGTTTCAAATTCTGAAAATACACTAAGAAAATTACAGCAGTTTTTAAATTATCAGGACGGTCAGCAAAAGCATCCGACTGCAGCATTTAATTACAGAGATTACGGAATCGGAACTCAGATTCTGAAAAATTTAGGAATCAATAAATTTAAAGTAATTACTCAAAATCCTAATATAAAACCTCAGGTTGGAGGTTATGATGTTGAGGTGACAGAGATGGTTCAACTTTAA
- a CDS encoding LLM class flavin-dependent oxidoreductase, which produces MKNFNISVLDLAPVKQGKTIHDTFQDSLSLANHTENLDYKRFWLAEHHNMESIASSATSVLIGFIANGTKKIRVGSGGIMLPNHSSLVIAEQFGTLESLFPGRIDLGLGRAPGTDGLTAQALGRNPTIINEQFPRQILELQKYFSKENSNALVRAIPGEGLDIPMYILGSSTDSAWLAAELGLPYAFAGHFAPEQMDMAFKIYREHFEPSKYLDKPFVLACVNGIAAKTSEEAHFLSTTLFQAFINIIRNDRKPFPAPIEDMDTVWSAMEKSMVLQKLKFSFIGNQEEIAEQIKNFQEKYQVDELMINSHIYDHQKRLESYEIIKKATDSLF; this is translated from the coding sequence ATGAAAAATTTTAATATATCCGTGCTTGATTTGGCTCCTGTAAAACAGGGGAAAACCATTCACGATACTTTTCAGGACAGCTTGTCTTTGGCAAATCACACTGAAAATTTAGATTATAAAAGATTCTGGCTTGCCGAACATCACAATATGGAAAGTATTGCCAGTTCCGCAACTTCAGTTCTGATTGGTTTTATCGCCAACGGAACAAAAAAAATAAGAGTCGGTTCAGGTGGAATTATGCTTCCGAATCACAGTTCGCTCGTTATTGCCGAACAATTCGGAACTTTAGAATCTCTTTTTCCGGGAAGAATTGACCTTGGTTTGGGAAGAGCTCCAGGTACTGATGGTTTGACGGCTCAAGCTTTGGGAAGAAACCCGACCATTATCAATGAACAATTTCCGAGACAGATTTTAGAATTACAGAAATATTTTTCAAAAGAAAATTCAAACGCTTTGGTTCGTGCAATTCCCGGTGAAGGTTTAGATATTCCGATGTATATTCTCGGTTCTAGCACAGACAGCGCTTGGTTGGCTGCAGAATTGGGACTTCCGTATGCTTTTGCGGGACATTTCGCTCCCGAACAAATGGATATGGCTTTTAAAATTTACAGAGAGCATTTTGAGCCTTCAAAATATTTAGATAAACCTTTTGTTTTGGCTTGTGTGAACGGAATTGCCGCAAAAACTTCTGAAGAGGCGCATTTTCTTTCTACGACATTGTTTCAGGCTTTCATCAATATTATCAGAAACGACAGGAAACCTTTTCCTGCACCGATTGAAGATATGGATACGGTTTGGTCAGCAATGGAAAAATCAATGGTTTTACAAAAACTGAAATTTAGTTTTATTGGAAATCAGGAAGAAATTGCTGAACAGATTAAAAACTTTCAGGAAAAATATCAGGTGGATGAATTGATGATTAATTCTCATATTTATGACCATCAAAAAAGACTGGAATCGTATGAGATTATTAAGAAAGCTACAGATTCTTTATTCTAA
- a CDS encoding helix-turn-helix domain-containing protein: protein MNNHFFDLIEYTSRSVFLTGKAGTGKTTFLNEFVKKTKKKHIVVAPTGIAAINAGGVTIHSMFGLPLRTFLPTTDRIDSSLANNIIDLQQHFKYRKDKLKLLREVEVLIIDEVSMLRADVLDMMDFSLRFIRRNNQRFGGVQMLFIGDLYQLPPVVRDEHVLKMFYNSPFFFDSLAIKDIPLLTIELTKVYRQTDQEFLEILNAIRDGDVANIDFNHLNERYDPGFEAGEEPYVYLCSHNKMADDINQEKLKDIKVSPKSYEAKLFGEFKENQFPNEQFLELKVGAQVMFIRNDITGEKKYFNGKLGEISSLDENEVKVILEGSEREITVKREVWEQKKYSLDTDKNIKEEVLGSFEQFPIKLAWAVTIHKSQGLTFDKVIIDAGKSFTAGQVYVALSRCRTLEGIVLKSQITPEVIFKDNRILKFQGETQANDNVESILNQEKYDYSIRKVLRTVDCQWFLKEVEQWNNLSIVTKSIDRTKSNQLYLQLKRDVLNLGKIFEKLERIIFQKVNLFIEKKEDWSEIESKSKGAVNFFFTEIRDKVFNPLKEFYAEIKGAKGLKQYNEELKNWLEDIEEYLNSLKEIHLLETKLLDEKNDKEVSMKIAKVPSQVLTFQLFEQGKTISEIAMERGLVKETVIGHLAKFAEQGLLDIARVITSDKIKAFKEIFHRDPKENLTDWKAALPNDFEFNEIRILINHFTYQKEKNN from the coding sequence ATGAACAATCATTTTTTTGACTTAATTGAATACACCAGCCGAAGTGTTTTTCTTACAGGAAAAGCAGGAACGGGGAAAACTACATTTCTAAACGAATTTGTAAAGAAAACGAAAAAAAAGCATATTGTTGTAGCGCCCACGGGAATTGCTGCAATCAATGCAGGCGGAGTTACCATTCACTCGATGTTTGGTTTGCCTTTGCGTACTTTTTTGCCGACAACAGATCGTATCGACAGTAGTTTGGCCAATAATATTATCGATCTTCAGCAGCATTTCAAATACCGAAAAGATAAGCTTAAATTATTAAGAGAAGTTGAGGTTTTGATTATTGATGAGGTTTCGATGCTTCGTGCCGATGTTTTAGATATGATGGATTTTTCTTTGAGATTTATCCGTAGAAATAATCAGCGTTTTGGTGGCGTTCAGATGTTGTTCATTGGAGATCTGTATCAGCTTCCACCGGTGGTGAGAGATGAACATGTCTTGAAAATGTTTTACAATTCGCCTTTCTTTTTCGATAGTTTGGCGATTAAAGATATTCCTTTATTGACGATTGAATTAACAAAAGTTTACCGTCAAACCGATCAGGAATTTTTAGAAATATTAAATGCAATTCGTGACGGAGATGTTGCCAATATCGATTTTAATCATCTGAACGAAAGATATGATCCGGGCTTTGAGGCGGGAGAAGAACCTTACGTTTATCTCTGTTCGCACAACAAAATGGCAGACGATATCAATCAGGAAAAACTGAAGGATATAAAAGTAAGCCCCAAGTCTTACGAAGCTAAACTTTTTGGTGAGTTTAAAGAAAATCAGTTTCCGAATGAGCAGTTTTTAGAATTAAAAGTTGGAGCTCAAGTCATGTTTATCAGAAATGATATTACGGGTGAAAAGAAATATTTCAACGGTAAATTGGGCGAGATTTCTTCTTTAGATGAAAATGAAGTAAAGGTTATTCTTGAAGGAAGCGAACGTGAGATTACCGTAAAAAGAGAAGTTTGGGAACAGAAAAAATATTCTCTCGATACCGATAAAAATATTAAAGAAGAAGTTTTGGGAAGCTTTGAGCAGTTTCCAATAAAATTAGCTTGGGCAGTGACGATCCACAAAAGTCAAGGTTTAACGTTTGATAAAGTGATTATCGATGCCGGAAAAAGTTTTACAGCGGGTCAGGTTTATGTGGCGTTGTCGCGTTGCCGAACTTTAGAAGGAATTGTTTTAAAATCGCAAATTACACCTGAAGTTATTTTTAAAGACAACCGAATTCTGAAATTTCAGGGCGAAACGCAGGCAAATGATAATGTTGAAAGCATTTTAAATCAGGAAAAATACGATTACAGCATCAGAAAAGTGCTTCGTACAGTAGATTGCCAATGGTTTTTAAAAGAAGTGGAGCAGTGGAATAATCTTTCAATTGTTACCAAAAGTATCGACCGTACAAAATCGAATCAGCTGTATCTTCAGTTGAAACGGGATGTACTGAATTTAGGTAAAATCTTCGAAAAACTGGAGCGTATAATTTTCCAGAAAGTCAATTTATTTATTGAAAAGAAAGAAGATTGGAGCGAGATTGAAAGCAAATCAAAAGGTGCGGTCAATTTCTTTTTTACTGAGATCAGAGACAAGGTTTTTAATCCGCTGAAAGAATTTTATGCAGAAATAAAAGGTGCAAAAGGTTTAAAACAATACAATGAAGAGCTTAAGAATTGGCTAGAAGATATTGAAGAATATCTGAACAGTCTAAAAGAAATTCATTTGCTGGAAACCAAACTTCTGGATGAAAAAAACGATAAGGAAGTCAGCATGAAAATTGCAAAAGTTCCGTCTCAGGTTCTTACTTTCCAATTGTTTGAACAGGGAAAAACAATTTCAGAAATTGCCATGGAAAGAGGTTTGGTAAAAGAAACTGTGATCGGTCATTTGGCAAAATTTGCAGAACAAGGTTTGTTGGATATTGCGAGAGTGATTACTTCCGATAAGATCAAAGCGTTTAAGGAAATATTTCACAGAGACCCTAAAGAAAATCTAACCGATTGGAAAGCTGCTTTACCAAATGATTTTGAATTTAATGAAATAAGGATTTTGATTAATCATTTTACGTATCAGAAGGAGAAAAATAATTAA
- a CDS encoding gamma carbonic anhydrase family protein yields MALIKELLGKAPQIGENTFLAETATVIGNVTMGKDCSIWYNAVIRGDVHYITMGNKVNVQDNAMLHCTYEKFPLEIGNNVSIGHNAIVHGCRIHDNVLIGMGSIVMDDCTIEENSIVGAGSVVTQGTHIKSGEVWGGVPARKIKDISAALLEGEVNRIADNYVKYSSWYKD; encoded by the coding sequence ATGGCACTTATAAAAGAACTTCTAGGAAAGGCACCGCAAATTGGTGAAAATACATTTTTGGCAGAAACAGCAACGGTTATCGGAAATGTAACGATGGGAAAAGATTGTAGCATTTGGTACAATGCAGTGATCAGAGGCGATGTACATTATATTACGATGGGTAATAAAGTGAATGTGCAGGATAATGCGATGTTGCACTGTACTTACGAAAAATTTCCTTTAGAGATTGGAAATAATGTTTCAATCGGTCACAATGCAATTGTTCACGGATGCAGAATTCACGACAATGTATTAATTGGGATGGGCTCTATCGTAATGGACGACTGTACAATTGAAGAAAATTCTATTGTGGGTGCAGGTTCGGTAGTAACTCAGGGAACACATATAAAGTCTGGTGAAGTTTGGGGCGGTGTTCCTGCCAGAAAAATTAAAGATATTTCTGCGGCGCTTCTGGAAGGCGAAGTGAATAGAATTGCAGACAATTATGTGAAATATTCTTCTTGGTATAAGGATTAG
- a CDS encoding NifU family protein, with protein MRTILIEPTENPKVMKFVADYNLIPGSLELDRDSDISEIPLAQELFNYPFVERVFITANFVAVAKQDTVEWEHVAESLKNVIEDELLANPRIYLQKKKEMFQIYAEMTPNPNAMKFVSSKMLMDGFVEVKSRKEAEGVPLAQAIFTEFDFAQEVFISDNFVAVTRDNSVEWHQVMMAVRGYIAEYLQSGGEISNIESQRHENPVEKIINREYTDDEQKISDILNEYVAPAVENDGGKISLMEYDAANKTAKMLLQGACSGCPSSTATLKGGIENILKQFVPELVEHVEAVNG; from the coding sequence ATGCGTACGATACTTATAGAACCTACCGAAAACCCAAAAGTGATGAAATTTGTAGCTGATTACAACTTGATTCCGGGGTCTTTAGAGTTGGACAGAGATTCAGATATATCAGAAATTCCTTTGGCACAAGAGCTTTTTAATTATCCTTTTGTTGAAAGAGTTTTCATCACTGCTAATTTTGTAGCAGTTGCAAAACAAGATACTGTAGAATGGGAACATGTTGCAGAAAGTCTGAAAAATGTAATTGAAGACGAGCTTTTGGCCAACCCGAGAATTTATCTTCAGAAGAAAAAAGAGATGTTTCAGATTTATGCTGAGATGACTCCGAACCCTAATGCAATGAAATTTGTTTCAAGCAAAATGCTGATGGATGGTTTTGTGGAAGTAAAATCAAGAAAAGAAGCTGAAGGAGTTCCTTTAGCACAAGCGATTTTTACTGAATTTGATTTTGCTCAGGAAGTCTTTATTTCAGACAATTTCGTAGCTGTTACCAGAGATAATTCTGTGGAATGGCATCAAGTAATGATGGCTGTTCGTGGCTATATTGCAGAATATCTTCAAAGCGGAGGTGAAATTTCTAATATTGAATCTCAAAGACACGAAAATCCTGTAGAAAAGATCATCAACAGAGAGTATACTGATGACGAGCAGAAAATTTCAGATATTTTAAATGAATACGTCGCTCCTGCCGTAGAAAACGACGGTGGAAAAATTTCTTTGATGGAATACGACGCTGCAAACAAAACGGCAAAGATGTTGCTACAAGGTGCTTGTTCAGGATGCCCAAGTTCAACCGCAACATTAAAAGGAGGAATTGAAAATATTTTAAAACAATTCGTTCCTGAGTTAGTTGAACACGTAGAAGCTGTAAACGGATAA